In the genome of Saccharomonospora viridis DSM 43017, one region contains:
- a CDS encoding non-ribosomal peptide synthetase, translated as MSIARNPVHTTSTSTDPVLELTSAQLGIWNAQRLEPDSGYYLVGDVIEISGDRPVDTRLLAEAMRATVDEAETMRLRVFDTPSGPRQVISDEPTPLPEVIDVSAEPDPTAAANELVARERARAAEACRGMVDRRLYSQTIIRLSDTEVWYTQLGHHLIFDGYSAAMLARRTATHYTALCRGTEVAPSPFGRFVDVIRSDQDYLASEQFERDRAYWLDRLTPLPELSGWTDPVTGPPKKTLTARIVVSPEDTARLRAAAERERLSWGEALIACYAAFLHRLQGRTDVVFALPLMCRTSSAELRTPSMAVNVLPLRVTVRGGDRLGELGRRIAQAMRTMRTHQRYRGENLPRDLAVPGAGALLHGCGVNLKAFDLSLDFAGSVGVMRNVAGGPPEDMGLSVLPTRDGGLLLGFEVDARTHDQQAVDHKLAVLHTLLERLTGPDDPAVGQVELVGPDHRRRLLDDWTVPAIPGRPRTVPEALAELAANHPDRTALVHNGHELTFGQLADRVYRLARALRARGIGPEDVVALALPRSADIVIALLATLEAGAAFVPLDIGHPPERLRALIEDAGADLVLTHRTGPRPDGDVPRLALDAPDTLAELGSLPSGPLTVEELAGPRLPDQLAYVLYTSGSTGRPKGVLVRSGALAALLHHHRATITAEAERAVGRPLRVAHTYSFAFDSAIDQVIWLLCGHELHIYDDEVFRDAQTLRSCCAADAIDVVDTTPSMAAPLLDAGLLDGEHRPTLLILGGEALPRTLWRRIADTGVLARNMYGPTEATVDSATARIDDGEPTIGLPLAGTRIYLLDNALQPVPHGTVGELYLAGPQLARGYLGRPGLTAQAFVADPFGAPGERMYRTGDLARWVPGRGLEYLGRGDGQVKIRGHRVELGEVEAALGAVEGVSAAAAVVRTDGELTRLVGYVVPEAGAQDLTPDSVRNALADRVPDHLVPAAVVVLDELPLTSNGKLDRAALPAPRLASGGRPATTERERLLCDAVAEVFGLDEVGVDDDFFSLGGDSITAISVSSRLRNKGLVLRPRDLLAQRSFASLATTLTAIPGETPAPQDEPTGPVPATPIVRALLDSNPQVRNVAGYVQWTAVAVDTDLTLTDLRTGVHRVLERHDALRLLLTLAPDGSIELVVRPADAVSATAVVSEVNATDGDVADQIAALAQRLAACLDPLTGDLLRIALLRTGPETPDRLVVVAHHLVVDGVSWRVLLPDLQAACEAARAGRPVDPAPVGTSWRRYAMVLAEQGVTGRRRSELDFWRRAVDPDCRPLGCRALDPARDTAATAARSTTIATAPVSEAVLTTLPAAYRMGVDEVLLAALVLTVRSWRRERHRPTDEAVTITMEGHGREQLEPGIDLSRTVGWFTSEYPVRVPLDPVHAEADLLDALAGGPAAGRLLRAAKEAKRAVPDGGIGYGVLRYLDPETRDELADTPAPEVLLNYLGRFAPLPGSGWRLPERDAFAVLDPDAKALEQVLALNCFVHEEDAPRIAVEWTAARGILAAGTVEQLQRAWTAALDALAAHARRIGPNGGGLTPSDLPLVSLDQDTIDELEAHRRLADVLPATALQTGLSFHTLVRGDDDTDVYVVQAIMSLAGELDPRRLAAAAEKLLRRHPTLRVYLATTTAGDVVQAVPADVELDWREIDLSALPPGERDAAFDTHARTEQERPFDPGEPPLIRFLLCVLGETEHRLVITNHHALLDGWSMPLVGRTLLAIYAELGGGPAAPAAPPPIEYYRWLSERDRQAGLAAWREALAGVDEGTRLAPATAHARIERPGRVSIPLGAEFSRRIRKFARDHGITVNTVLQTAWGLLLSRLTRRRDVLFGSPVSGRPAEVEGIESMIGQFGNTIPVRMRITPAEPAHDLLARVHAESVALSEHHHVGLPDIQRAVGVGELFDTLFVMENFPLASRGRTPLAPGLELTGVDIVDATHYPLTVVVIPEDEIVIGLGYQPQVFDEATVRDYGRWLHNLLRELVTDPRRPVGRLPMLDAEERRWLLRVGTEVVPARPRRGVLEEFAAWVNRQPEAEAVVCRDRSLTYHELDRRANRLAHALLASGVRPQDPVAVLLGRDVEMVVALFAVLKAGAVYVPLDANYPRERLAYMVDDAAPTAIVTTDRLWAELGGQLPTVQAIPVVRCDETPTDGVNGPAAWDHDPAHARARITADSLAYVIYTSGTTGRPKGVAVTHRGLPDLVALQEEVVGVTEKDRYLHFASTSFDVAFWQTMVPLLSGGTLVIAPEEVRVPGDELFDYVARHRVTGVNLLPSFLAAVPDDCTVGPDVFFVVGAERLDPELARRWGDRRALFNAYGPTEVTINSVTWRYDPDDPGPLPIGRPDPNVRAYVLDEGLCPVGVGVPGELYLAGPKLARGYLGRPGLTAQAFVADPFGAPGERMYRTGDLVQWRPDGQLVFLGRVDRQVKIRGFRIEPGEIESALTRRPDIRAAAVVVREDRPGERRLVGYVIPRVGAGLDTDRIREDLARELPDHLVPAALVVLDRLPLSPSGKLDQAALPAPSAGSGAPAREPATPAEEALLGLVRELLGTDEINLDDGFLDVGGDSIVSLQLVSRARRLGWRLAPRDVFDGGTVAGIAARCVRLGDGDAESAPAVGDAPLTPVMRDLLRRCEAAGVPADDFCQWVQICVPPGGDVATWHAVFDAVLARHDVLRGHLAVPADGGEPVLRIPPEGTVTAAQVVTHVRVSETDDVRALSDSWLRTARSGLNLWAGPLVRAVWLDAGPTAPGRLLLVAHHLLVDGVSLRLLLDDIHRAYESATVGDGRICVPALPRHGQSFLGWARSLREAARHRRAELPQWNRTVADPGEPLSAVPFDPARDTAATAVHHERWLDPAATRALLTTLPSAYRTTPDTVLLTALVTAVSVWRGRRPDLLVAVESHGRPPHSPDRTRPVDLSQTVGWFTAVYPARLTVPDGSTADGIKAVKEQLRAYGDGLGYGILAASGEPALTTAPEPEISWNYLGRFPAAPTEPTPWQPAPEGEPLGSGGETVPLPHSLMVSALARDDGEGMALGVRFTWPAAVFAESEIRELADHFHRALVTVAHDPDVRSGAGLTPSDLPLVELDQAAIEALEKEYPVVDVWPLTALQELMLRQSRARAENTPDPYTVQSTFSLEGPLDVDALFAAGADLLERHPSLGAAFPEGRQDIQVIRTGVRPDCRLRDVSDHGPETQQRAVEEILTADLAEPFTLSEGPAVRMTVIRRGPERAEFVLTSHHVLSDGWSAPRMLAELFARYAARVRGGVDDRLPEPVPLSRYLQRVADRDSDADHRAWQAELADLPEGDYVIGDRTEIPVAQDPEPVLFTVDEDTVADLTRVAARRGLTPGTLVQGAWATVLALRSGRRDVCFGAMVSARTLEVDGIEEIVGLLANTVPMRVRFTGTLADVLAGLQTRQQATADRHHVRLSELERLTGRARLFDSLVVFENYPVDPDTLREPAPGLTIVGTRFRERTHHPLTVTIMPDGGGWRGVLGYRSGFLDADDAAALADDLLAVLRHLRVEDRLDVDAQTVLTSGLPGVSTLRDKQW; from the coding sequence TTGAGCATTGCCCGCAACCCTGTCCACACGACGTCGACCTCAACCGACCCGGTCCTGGAACTGACCAGCGCACAGCTGGGGATCTGGAACGCCCAACGGTTGGAACCGGACTCCGGCTACTACCTGGTCGGCGACGTGATCGAGATCTCCGGGGACCGTCCCGTGGACACCCGGCTGCTCGCCGAGGCCATGCGGGCCACCGTCGACGAAGCCGAGACGATGCGGTTGCGCGTGTTCGACACGCCTTCCGGACCGCGCCAGGTGATCAGCGACGAGCCGACGCCGTTGCCGGAGGTGATCGACGTCAGTGCGGAACCGGATCCCACGGCGGCGGCGAACGAACTCGTGGCACGGGAACGTGCCCGCGCCGCCGAGGCCTGCCGAGGCATGGTCGACCGCAGGCTGTACTCCCAGACCATCATCCGCCTGTCCGACACCGAGGTCTGGTACACCCAGCTCGGCCACCACCTGATCTTCGACGGCTACAGCGCGGCGATGCTGGCACGGCGGACCGCCACCCATTACACGGCCCTGTGCCGGGGCACCGAGGTGGCACCGTCGCCGTTCGGTCGATTCGTCGACGTGATCCGGTCGGACCAGGACTACCTCGCCAGTGAACAGTTCGAACGCGACCGTGCGTACTGGCTCGACCGACTCACCCCCCTGCCCGAACTCAGCGGTTGGACCGATCCGGTGACCGGCCCGCCGAAGAAAACGCTCACCGCGCGCATCGTCGTCTCCCCCGAGGACACCGCCCGACTCCGGGCCGCCGCCGAACGGGAGAGACTCAGCTGGGGCGAGGCGCTCATCGCCTGCTACGCCGCCTTCCTGCACCGGCTGCAGGGACGGACGGACGTGGTCTTCGCGCTTCCGCTGATGTGCCGGACCAGTTCGGCGGAGCTGCGCACCCCCTCGATGGCGGTCAACGTGCTCCCGCTGCGCGTGACCGTGCGGGGCGGTGATCGACTCGGGGAGTTGGGCAGGCGCATCGCCCAGGCCATGCGAACGATGCGCACCCATCAGCGCTACCGCGGTGAGAACCTGCCCCGGGACCTGGCCGTCCCCGGCGCGGGGGCGTTGCTGCACGGCTGCGGGGTCAACCTCAAGGCGTTCGACCTGTCGCTGGACTTCGCCGGTTCGGTGGGTGTGATGCGCAACGTCGCGGGCGGACCCCCGGAGGACATGGGCCTGAGCGTGCTGCCGACCCGGGACGGCGGACTGCTGCTCGGCTTCGAGGTCGACGCGCGCACCCACGACCAACAGGCCGTCGACCACAAACTGGCGGTGCTGCACACCCTGCTTGAGCGACTGACCGGGCCCGACGATCCCGCGGTGGGCCAGGTGGAGCTGGTCGGCCCCGACCACCGACGCCGATTGCTCGACGACTGGACGGTGCCCGCGATACCCGGACGGCCGCGGACCGTTCCGGAAGCGTTGGCCGAACTCGCGGCGAACCACCCGGACCGGACGGCTCTGGTCCACAACGGACACGAACTCACGTTCGGGCAACTGGCGGACCGGGTGTACCGGCTCGCCCGAGCCCTGCGGGCACGGGGGATCGGCCCGGAGGACGTCGTCGCGTTGGCGCTACCCCGTTCCGCCGACATCGTCATCGCTTTGCTCGCCACGCTCGAAGCCGGAGCGGCGTTCGTGCCGTTGGATATCGGACACCCCCCGGAACGACTGCGTGCCCTCATCGAGGACGCCGGAGCCGACCTGGTGTTGACCCACCGGACGGGCCCCCGGCCGGATGGTGACGTGCCCCGACTCGCGCTGGATGCCCCCGACACACTCGCCGAGCTGGGATCACTTCCGTCCGGGCCGCTGACGGTCGAGGAACTGGCCGGGCCACGGCTGCCCGACCAGCTCGCCTACGTGCTCTACACCTCAGGGTCGACCGGCCGACCGAAGGGCGTGCTGGTGCGCTCCGGCGCACTGGCCGCGCTGCTGCACCACCACCGGGCGACGATCACGGCGGAGGCCGAACGCGCCGTCGGGCGGCCGCTGCGGGTGGCGCACACGTACTCGTTCGCCTTCGACTCCGCGATCGACCAGGTGATCTGGCTGCTGTGCGGACACGAACTCCACATCTACGACGACGAGGTGTTCCGGGACGCCCAGACGCTTCGGTCCTGCTGCGCCGCCGACGCCATCGACGTCGTGGACACCACCCCGTCGATGGCGGCTCCACTGCTGGACGCGGGGCTGCTTGACGGCGAACACCGCCCCACCCTGCTCATCCTCGGGGGTGAGGCACTGCCGCGGACACTGTGGCGGCGGATCGCCGACACCGGCGTGCTCGCCCGCAACATGTACGGGCCCACGGAAGCCACAGTGGACAGCGCCACCGCCCGGATCGACGACGGGGAACCCACGATCGGTCTGCCGCTGGCCGGTACCCGGATCTACCTGTTGGACAACGCGTTGCAGCCGGTCCCGCACGGCACCGTCGGGGAGTTGTACCTGGCCGGACCACAGCTGGCGCGGGGATATCTCGGTCGTCCGGGGTTGACGGCGCAGGCGTTCGTCGCCGACCCGTTCGGCGCGCCGGGGGAGCGGATGTACCGCACCGGCGACCTGGCGCGCTGGGTGCCGGGCCGGGGACTGGAATACCTCGGCCGCGGCGACGGACAGGTCAAGATCCGCGGACACCGGGTGGAGCTCGGCGAGGTCGAGGCGGCGCTGGGCGCGGTGGAAGGAGTGAGCGCGGCCGCCGCCGTCGTCCGTACCGACGGAGAGCTGACCAGGCTGGTGGGCTACGTCGTCCCCGAGGCCGGAGCCCAGGACCTGACCCCGGACTCGGTCCGCAACGCGCTGGCCGACCGGGTCCCCGACCACCTGGTGCCCGCCGCCGTGGTGGTCCTGGACGAACTACCGCTGACGAGCAACGGGAAACTCGACCGTGCCGCGCTTCCGGCACCCCGACTGGCCAGCGGGGGCAGGCCCGCGACCACCGAACGGGAACGCCTGCTCTGCGACGCCGTCGCCGAGGTGTTCGGATTGGACGAGGTCGGCGTCGACGACGACTTCTTCTCCCTCGGCGGGGACAGCATCACCGCCATCAGTGTGAGCAGTCGCCTGCGGAACAAGGGGCTCGTACTCAGACCGCGCGATCTGCTCGCACAACGGAGCTTCGCCTCACTGGCCACCACCCTCACCGCGATACCGGGTGAGACGCCCGCACCGCAGGACGAACCGACCGGGCCGGTCCCCGCGACACCGATCGTGCGCGCCCTGCTGGATTCGAATCCGCAGGTGCGGAACGTGGCCGGCTACGTGCAGTGGACCGCGGTGGCCGTGGACACCGACCTGACCCTCACCGACCTGAGGACCGGCGTACACAGGGTGCTGGAACGACACGACGCGCTGCGTCTGCTCCTCACCCTGGCCCCGGACGGCTCGATCGAACTGGTGGTGCGACCGGCCGACGCGGTGTCGGCGACGGCGGTGGTCAGCGAGGTGAACGCCACCGACGGGGACGTGGCCGACCAAATCGCCGCGCTGGCACAGCGGCTGGCCGCGTGCCTGGACCCGCTCACCGGGGACCTCCTGCGGATCGCACTGCTGCGGACCGGCCCCGAGACACCGGACCGATTGGTCGTGGTCGCGCACCACCTCGTCGTCGACGGGGTGTCCTGGCGCGTGCTGCTGCCGGACCTGCAGGCGGCGTGCGAGGCCGCCCGAGCCGGCCGTCCCGTCGACCCGGCCCCCGTCGGGACGTCGTGGCGCCGGTACGCCATGGTGCTGGCGGAACAAGGCGTGACCGGGAGGCGGCGGTCCGAACTGGACTTCTGGCGCCGGGCGGTCGACCCCGACTGTCGTCCGCTGGGCTGTCGGGCGCTGGACCCCGCCCGGGACACCGCCGCGACGGCCGCCCGGTCCACCACGATCGCCACGGCCCCGGTCAGCGAGGCGGTGTTGACCACGCTGCCCGCGGCGTATCGCATGGGCGTCGACGAGGTGCTGTTGGCCGCGTTGGTGTTGACGGTGCGCTCGTGGCGGCGAGAACGGCACCGGCCCACCGACGAGGCCGTGACGATCACCATGGAAGGTCACGGCCGGGAACAACTCGAACCCGGCATCGACCTGTCCCGCACGGTCGGCTGGTTCACCAGCGAGTACCCGGTGCGCGTCCCCCTCGACCCGGTGCACGCGGAGGCCGACCTGCTCGACGCGCTGGCCGGCGGACCGGCGGCGGGACGGTTGCTGCGCGCGGCCAAGGAGGCCAAACGCGCCGTCCCCGACGGGGGCATCGGCTACGGCGTGCTCCGCTACCTGGACCCTGAGACCCGCGATGAACTGGCGGACACCCCCGCACCCGAGGTGCTGCTGAACTACCTGGGACGGTTCGCCCCCCTGCCTGGGAGCGGCTGGCGATTGCCCGAACGCGACGCCTTCGCCGTACTCGACCCCGACGCCAAGGCGTTGGAACAGGTGTTGGCCCTCAACTGCTTCGTGCACGAAGAGGACGCCCCGCGTATCGCGGTGGAATGGACCGCAGCCCGGGGCATCCTGGCCGCCGGGACGGTCGAGCAGCTGCAGCGGGCGTGGACGGCGGCGTTGGACGCCCTGGCGGCACACGCGAGGCGGATCGGACCTAACGGTGGTGGGCTGACCCCGTCCGACCTGCCGTTGGTGTCCTTGGACCAGGACACCATCGACGAACTGGAGGCCCACCGGCGCCTCGCCGACGTGCTCCCCGCGACCGCCCTGCAGACGGGACTGTCCTTCCACACGCTCGTGCGCGGCGACGACGACACCGACGTCTACGTCGTGCAGGCGATCATGTCCTTGGCGGGGGAGCTGGACCCGCGCAGACTGGCCGCGGCCGCCGAAAAACTGCTGCGACGCCATCCCACCCTGCGGGTGTATCTGGCCACGACGACGGCGGGGGACGTCGTCCAAGCGGTGCCCGCCGACGTCGAACTGGACTGGCGCGAGATCGACCTGTCGGCGTTGCCGCCCGGGGAACGGGACGCCGCGTTCGACACGCATGCGCGCACGGAGCAGGAACGACCGTTCGACCCCGGCGAGCCACCGCTGATCCGTTTCCTGCTGTGCGTGCTCGGCGAGACCGAACACCGTCTGGTCATCACCAACCACCACGCGCTGCTGGACGGCTGGTCGATGCCCCTGGTCGGCCGTACCCTGTTGGCGATCTACGCCGAGCTGGGCGGAGGACCCGCGGCGCCCGCGGCACCCCCGCCCATCGAGTACTACCGATGGCTGTCCGAACGCGACCGGCAGGCCGGGCTCGCCGCGTGGCGGGAAGCGCTGGCGGGGGTCGACGAGGGGACCCGACTCGCGCCGGCCACCGCGCACGCCCGCATCGAACGACCCGGCCGGGTGTCGATCCCGCTCGGCGCGGAGTTCAGCCGACGAATCCGAAAGTTCGCCCGCGACCACGGGATCACCGTGAACACGGTGCTGCAGACCGCCTGGGGTCTGCTGTTGAGCCGGCTCACCCGCCGACGGGACGTGCTGTTCGGCTCCCCCGTCTCGGGCCGACCCGCCGAGGTCGAGGGGATCGAGTCGATGATCGGCCAGTTCGGCAACACGATCCCCGTCCGCATGCGCATCACCCCGGCCGAACCCGCCCACGACCTGCTCGCCCGGGTGCACGCCGAGTCGGTGGCGCTGAGCGAGCACCACCACGTCGGACTGCCCGACATCCAGCGGGCCGTGGGGGTCGGTGAACTGTTCGACACCCTGTTCGTGATGGAGAACTTCCCCCTGGCCAGCCGGGGGCGCACCCCGCTAGCACCGGGGCTCGAACTGACGGGTGTGGACATCGTCGACGCCACCCACTACCCGCTCACCGTCGTGGTGATCCCCGAGGATGAGATCGTCATCGGCCTCGGCTACCAACCGCAGGTGTTCGACGAGGCGACGGTGCGCGACTACGGACGCTGGTTGCACAACCTGCTGCGAGAACTCGTCACCGACCCGCGGCGCCCCGTGGGGCGGCTGCCGATGCTCGACGCCGAGGAACGGCGGTGGCTGCTGCGGGTCGGCACCGAGGTCGTGCCCGCGCGACCACGCCGAGGGGTGCTGGAGGAGTTCGCCGCGTGGGTGAACCGACAGCCTGAGGCCGAGGCGGTGGTGTGCCGCGACCGGAGCCTGACGTATCACGAACTCGACCGACGGGCGAACCGGCTCGCGCACGCGTTACTCGCCAGCGGGGTCCGACCGCAGGACCCGGTCGCCGTCCTGCTCGGCCGGGACGTCGAGATGGTGGTGGCCCTGTTCGCCGTCCTCAAGGCCGGCGCGGTGTACGTGCCGCTGGACGCGAACTACCCCCGGGAACGCCTGGCGTACATGGTGGACGACGCGGCCCCGACCGCGATCGTGACGACCGACCGGCTGTGGGCCGAACTCGGCGGGCAGCTGCCGACGGTGCAGGCGATCCCGGTCGTGCGCTGCGACGAGACGCCCACCGACGGGGTGAACGGCCCGGCGGCGTGGGACCACGATCCCGCCCACGCGCGGGCGAGGATCACCGCGGACTCCCTGGCCTACGTCATCTACACCTCCGGCACCACGGGACGTCCCAAGGGTGTCGCGGTGACCCATCGAGGCCTGCCCGATCTGGTCGCCCTGCAGGAAGAGGTCGTCGGCGTCACCGAGAAGGACCGCTACCTGCACTTCGCCTCGACCAGCTTCGACGTCGCCTTCTGGCAGACGATGGTGCCGTTGCTGTCCGGGGGGACGCTCGTCATCGCTCCAGAAGAGGTGCGGGTGCCCGGCGACGAGTTGTTCGACTACGTCGCCAGGCACCGGGTGACGGGGGTGAACCTGCTGCCGTCGTTCCTGGCCGCCGTGCCCGACGACTGCACGGTGGGACCGGACGTGTTCTTCGTCGTCGGCGCCGAACGACTCGATCCCGAACTGGCCCGCCGCTGGGGCGATCGACGGGCCCTGTTCAACGCCTACGGCCCCACCGAGGTCACGATCAACTCGGTGACCTGGCGGTACGACCCCGACGACCCCGGCCCGCTGCCGATCGGGCGACCCGACCCCAACGTGCGGGCCTACGTGTTGGACGAGGGACTGTGCCCGGTGGGTGTCGGCGTGCCCGGGGAGTTGTACCTCGCGGGGCCGAAACTGGCGCGGGGGTATCTCGGTCGTCCGGGGTTGACGGCGCAGGCGTTCGTCGCCGACCCGTTCGGCGCGCCGGGGGAGCGGATGTACCGCACCGGCGACCTGGTCCAGTGGCGACCCGACGGGCAACTGGTGTTCCTCGGCCGGGTGGACCGCCAGGTGAAGATCCGCGGTTTCCGGATCGAGCCGGGGGAGATCGAATCGGCTCTGACCCGCCGTCCGGACATCCGCGCGGCCGCCGTGGTCGTACGCGAGGACCGGCCCGGCGAACGCCGACTGGTGGGGTATGTCATCCCGAGGGTGGGAGCCGGACTCGACACCGACCGCATCCGTGAGGACCTCGCCCGGGAGCTGCCCGACCACCTGGTGCCGGCGGCGTTGGTGGTGCTCGACCGGCTGCCCCTCAGTCCCAGCGGCAAACTCGACCAGGCCGCGCTGCCCGCGCCCAGTGCGGGCAGCGGTGCCCCGGCGCGGGAACCGGCCACACCGGCGGAGGAGGCACTGCTGGGCCTGGTCCGCGAGCTGCTCGGCACGGACGAGATCAACCTCGACGACGGGTTCCTCGACGTCGGCGGGGACAGCATCGTGTCCCTGCAGCTGGTGTCCCGGGCCCGTCGACTCGGCTGGCGCCTGGCCCCCCGGGACGTGTTCGACGGGGGCACCGTCGCCGGTATCGCGGCGCGCTGTGTCCGACTCGGCGACGGCGACGCCGAGAGCGCACCGGCCGTCGGCGACGCCCCGCTGACACCGGTCATGCGGGACCTGCTGCGACGGTGCGAGGCCGCGGGCGTGCCCGCCGACGACTTCTGCCAGTGGGTGCAGATCTGCGTCCCCCCGGGCGGCGACGTGGCGACCTGGCACGCCGTGTTCGACGCGGTGCTGGCCCGGCACGACGTGCTGCGGGGCCACCTGGCCGTCCCCGCCGACGGCGGCGAGCCGGTGCTGCGTATCCCGCCGGAGGGCACGGTCACCGCCGCGCAGGTGGTGACGCACGTGCGGGTGTCGGAGACCGACGACGTGCGCGCGCTTTCCGACTCCTGGCTGCGCACCGCGCGAAGCGGTCTGAACCTGTGGGCGGGACCGCTGGTGCGGGCGGTGTGGTTGGACGCCGGGCCGACCGCACCCGGCAGGCTGCTCCTCGTCGCGCATCACCTGCTCGTCGACGGGGTGTCCCTGCGGTTGTTGCTGGACGACATACACCGCGCGTACGAGAGCGCGACCGTCGGGGACGGCCGGATCTGCGTGCCCGCTCTGCCCCGGCACGGACAGTCCTTCCTCGGCTGGGCCCGTTCGCTTCGCGAGGCCGCCCGACACCGTCGCGCGGAACTTCCACAGTGGAACAGGACTGTCGCGGATCCCGGGGAACCACTCAGCGCGGTTCCGTTCGATCCGGCCCGCGACACCGCCGCCACCGCCGTGCACCACGAACGGTGGCTGGACCCGGCGGCGACCCGTGCGCTGCTGACCACGTTGCCGTCGGCCTACCGCACCACCCCGGACACCGTGCTGCTGACCGCGCTGGTCACGGCGGTGAGCGTCTGGCGGGGCCGGAGGCCGGACCTGCTCGTCGCGGTGGAGAGCCACGGCCGCCCACCACACAGTCCTGATCGGACCCGGCCGGTCGACCTGTCCCAGACGGTCGGCTGGTTCACCGCCGTGTACCCGGCGCGACTGACGGTGCCGGACGGTTCCACCGCGGACGGCATCAAGGCGGTCAAGGAACAGCTGCGGGCCTACGGTGACGGGCTGGGCTACGGCATCCTCGCCGCCTCGGGGGAGCCGGCGCTCACCACGGCCCCGGAACCGGAGATCAGCTGGAACTACCTGGGCCGGTTCCCCGCCGCCCCGACGGAGCCGACACCGTGGCAGCCCGCTCCGGAGGGGGAACCACTCGGCTCGGGCGGTGAGACCGTGCCGCTGCCGCACAGCCTCATGGTGTCCGCGCTGGCCCGCGACGACGGGGAGGGTATGGCGCTCGGGGTACGGTTCACCTGGCCGGCGGCGGTGTTCGCCGAATCGGAGATCCGCGAGCTCGCCGACCACTTCCACCGGGCCCTGGTCACCGTGGCCCACGACCCGGACGTGCGGTCCGGGGCCGGGCTCACCCCCTCTGATCTGCCCCTGGTCGAGCTCGACCAGGCAGCGATCGAGGCGTTGGAGAAGGAATACCCGGTCGTCGACGTCTGGCCGTTGACCGCGTTGCAGGAGCTGATGCTGCGGCAGTCGCGGGCCAGGGCGGAGAACACGCCCGACCCGTACACGGTGCAGTCGACGTTCTCCCTCGAAGGGCCGCTGGACGTCGACGCGTTGTTCGCCGCCGGTGCCGACCTGTTGGAGCGCCACCCGAGTCTGGGCGCGGCGTTCCCGGAAGGACGCCAGGACATCCAGGTCATCCGCACCGGGGTGCGACCGGACTGTCGGCTGCGGGACGTCTCCGACCACGGACCCGAGACCCAGCAACGGGCGGTCGAGGAGATCCTGACCGCGGACCTGGCCGAACCGTTCACCCTGTCGGAGGGGCCCGCGGTGCGGATGACCGTGATCCGCCGGGGGCCCGAGCGGGCGGAGTTCGTGCTCACCAGCCACCACGTGCTGTCGGACGGCTGGTCGGCGCCGCGCATGCTCGCGGAGCTTTTCGCCCGGTACGCCGCGCGGGTGCGGGGAGGGGTGGACGATCGCCTGCCCGAACCGGTGCCGCTGAGTCGGTACCTGCAGCGAGTGGCCGATCGGGACAGTGACGCCGACCATCGCGCCTGGCAGGCGGAGTTGGCGGATCTGCCCGAAGGGGACTACGTGATCGGTGACCGCACGGAGATCCCGGTGGCACAGGACCCGGAACCCGTTCTGTTCACCGTGGACGAGGACACGGTCGCCGATCTGACCCGGGTTGCGGCGCGGCGGGGACTGACCCCGGGCACCCTGGTGCAGGGCGCGTGGGCCACGGTTCTGGCCCTGCGCTCCGGTCGTCGGGACGTGTGCTTCGGCGCCATGGTCTCCGCACGGACCCTCGAGGTCGACGGCATCGAGGAGATCGTCGGCCTGCTGGCCAACACCGTGCCGATGCGTGTGCGCTTCACCGGGACCCTGGCCGACGTGCTGGCCGGGTTGCAGACACGTCAGCAGGCGACCGCGGACCGCCACCACGTTCGGCTGTCCGAATTGGAACGGCTGACCGGGCGTGCTCGGCTGTTCGACAGCCTCGTGGTGTTCGAGAACTACCCGGTCGACCCCGACACCCTGCGCGAACCGGCGCCGGGGTTGACCATCGTCGGAACCCGCTTCCGGGAACGGACCCACCACCCGCTGACGGTGACGATCATGCCAGACGGCGGTGGTTGGCGCGGTGTGCTTGGCTACCGGTCCGGATTCCTCGACGCCGACGACGCCGCGGCACTCGCCGACGACCTACTCGCGGTGCTGCGGCACCTGCGCGTCGAGGACAGGCTCGACGTCGACGCGCAGACCGTCCTGACGTCCGGCCTGCCCGGTGTGTCGACCCTACGAGACAAACAGTGGTGA